One stretch of Aeromicrobium fastidiosum DNA includes these proteins:
- the ahcY gene encoding adenosylhomocysteinase, producing the protein MDYNVADLSLAEYGRKEIDLAEHEMPGLVAMRERYGKSKPLAGARIAGSLHMTIQTAVLIETLVDLGADVRWATCNIFSTQDHAAAAVVVGRDGTAEDPQGTPVFAWKGESLAEYWDEAEKVFDFAEGGPNVLLDDGGDITMLLHLGVEFEKTGKVPSQDSTDNEEFKEVLRVLARSVAAKPDHWTKISKDIKGVSEETTTGVLRLYDRFREGTLLFPAINVNDSVTKSKFDNKYGCRHSLIDGLNRATDVMIGGKVAVVCGYGDVGKGSAESLRGQGARVIVTEIDPICALQAAMDGYEVKRLDSVVETADIFITTTGNFDIITVEHFQKMKHQAIVGNIGHFDNEINMAGLAKIPNIVKDEIKPQVHQWIFEDGKKIIVLSEGRLLNLGNATGHPSFVMSNSFTNQVLAQIELYTKADEYELGVHVLPKHLDEEVARLHLDALGVELTELTKEQAAYLGVPIEGPYKSDLYRY; encoded by the coding sequence ATGGATTACAACGTCGCAGACCTCTCCCTCGCGGAGTACGGTCGCAAGGAGATTGACCTCGCCGAGCACGAGATGCCCGGCCTTGTGGCGATGCGTGAGCGCTACGGCAAGAGCAAGCCGCTCGCCGGAGCCCGTATCGCCGGCTCGCTGCACATGACGATTCAGACCGCTGTGCTGATCGAGACGCTCGTCGACCTCGGTGCCGACGTCCGCTGGGCAACCTGCAACATCTTCTCCACGCAGGACCACGCCGCCGCGGCTGTCGTCGTCGGCCGTGACGGAACCGCCGAAGACCCCCAGGGCACCCCCGTCTTCGCCTGGAAGGGCGAGTCGCTGGCCGAGTACTGGGACGAGGCCGAGAAGGTCTTCGACTTCGCCGAGGGCGGACCCAACGTGCTGCTCGACGACGGTGGCGACATCACGATGCTGCTGCACCTCGGCGTCGAGTTCGAGAAGACCGGCAAGGTCCCCTCGCAGGACAGCACCGACAACGAGGAGTTCAAGGAGGTGCTGCGCGTCCTGGCCCGTTCGGTCGCCGCGAAGCCCGACCACTGGACCAAGATCTCGAAGGACATCAAGGGTGTCTCCGAGGAGACCACCACCGGCGTCCTGCGTCTGTACGACCGCTTCCGTGAGGGAACGCTGCTGTTCCCCGCGATCAACGTCAACGACTCGGTCACCAAGAGCAAGTTCGACAACAAGTACGGCTGCCGCCACTCGCTGATCGACGGCCTCAACCGCGCCACCGACGTCATGATCGGCGGCAAGGTCGCCGTCGTGTGTGGCTACGGCGACGTCGGCAAGGGCTCGGCGGAGTCGCTGCGTGGCCAGGGTGCCCGCGTCATCGTCACCGAGATCGACCCCATCTGCGCGCTGCAGGCCGCGATGGACGGCTACGAGGTCAAGCGCCTCGACTCGGTCGTCGAGACCGCCGACATCTTCATCACCACGACCGGAAACTTCGACATCATCACCGTCGAGCACTTCCAGAAGATGAAGCACCAGGCGATCGTCGGCAACATCGGCCACTTCGACAACGAGATCAACATGGCCGGCCTGGCCAAGATCCCGAACATCGTCAAGGACGAGATCAAGCCGCAGGTCCACCAGTGGATCTTCGAGGACGGCAAGAAGATCATCGTCCTGTCGGAGGGGCGTCTGCTCAACCTCGGCAACGCGACCGGCCACCCGTCGTTCGTCATGTCGAACTCCTTCACCAACCAGGTGCTGGCGCAGATCGAGCTGTACACGAAGGCCGACGAGTACGAGCTCGGCGTCCACGTGCTGCCCAAGCACCTCGACGAGGAGGTCGCCCGCCTGCACCTCGACGCCCTCGGCGTCGAGCTCACCGAGCTGACCAAGGAGCAGGCCGCCTACCTCGGCGTGCCGATCGAAGGACCCTACAAGTCCGACCTCTACCGCTACTGA